A part of Chloroflexota bacterium genomic DNA contains:
- the rpsU gene encoding 30S ribosomal protein S21 — MKVSIREGESQEALLRRFQRMIQMSGVLREAKAHRHFVSKRDAIRIKAKNSARRRHRQSY; from the coding sequence TTGAAAGTATCAATACGTGAAGGTGAATCACAGGAAGCATTATTACGTCGCTTTCAGAGAATGATCCAGATGAGTGGTGTCCTGCGAGAAGCGAAGGCTCATCGTCATTTTGTATCCAAGCGTGACGCTATCCGTATTAAGGCTAAAAATAGCGCCAGAAGAAGGCATCGTCAGAGTTATTAG
- a CDS encoding RNA-binding protein gives MKIYVGNLSFDVTEEELRGEFAAFGEVESVAIPTDRYSGRPRGFAFIEMPTVSEGQAAINGLNGKTLKERTLNVSAARPRTEDRGGGGSYGGRRGGGFGGGGGGGGGGGRFRRY, from the coding sequence ATGAAAATCTATGTAGGCAATTTATCCTTTGACGTGACCGAAGAGGAGCTGCGGGGGGAATTCGCTGCTTTTGGAGAAGTGGAGTCTGTAGCCATTCCAACCGACAGATATAGCGGCAGACCCAGAGGATTCGCGTTTATTGAAATGCCTACAGTATCGGAAGGCCAGGCCGCAATTAATGGGCTCAACGGAAAAACACTAAAAGAACGGACACTTAATGTTAGCGCGGCTCGCCCTCGTACTGAGGATAGGGGCGGTGGTGGCTCGTACGGAGGCAGAAGGGGAGGTGGCTTTGGCGGAGGCGGAGGCGGAGGCGGAGGCGGAGGAAGATTTAGAAGGTATTGA
- a CDS encoding ABC transporter ATP-binding protein, with protein MLEIRDVVKAFGGIRAVNRCSFKVQKGTITGLIGPNGAGKTTLFNLITGFLKCNSGQILSGDRRIDGLPPHEIFRQGIVRTFQIPRELKRMTVLENLMLVPADQLGEQLWSSWLLPWRVKRQEKSIEERAMEVLRFVNLVHLKNEYAGNLSSGQKKLLELARTLMAEPQLVLLDEPGAGVNPTLMKQLADDIRRSCYERGLTFLLIEHDMDLVMSLCDPIIVMCNGENIMEGQPHEVQRDQRVIEAYLGGSGNEPADGI; from the coding sequence ATTCTCGAAATAAGAGACGTGGTAAAAGCTTTCGGTGGAATCCGTGCCGTTAACCGCTGCTCCTTCAAGGTGCAGAAGGGAACTATCACCGGCCTCATAGGTCCCAACGGAGCGGGGAAAACGACCCTTTTTAATTTAATCACCGGTTTTCTGAAGTGCAACAGCGGCCAGATCTTATCCGGTGATAGGCGTATCGATGGTCTTCCTCCTCACGAAATATTTCGCCAGGGCATTGTCAGGACCTTCCAGATTCCCCGGGAACTGAAGCGCATGACGGTGCTGGAAAATCTAATGCTGGTACCTGCTGACCAGCTGGGGGAGCAATTGTGGAGTTCCTGGTTGCTGCCTTGGCGCGTTAAACGTCAGGAAAAAAGTATCGAGGAACGGGCCATGGAAGTCCTGCGATTTGTCAATCTTGTACACCTGAAAAATGAGTATGCTGGAAACCTGTCTTCCGGTCAGAAAAAGCTCCTCGAACTGGCGCGAACCCTGATGGCTGAACCTCAGTTGGTGTTGCTGGATGAGCCCGGGGCTGGAGTGAACCCTACCCTGATGAAGCAGTTGGCCGATGATATCCGTCGGTCGTGTTATGAACGAGGGCTGACATTTTTGCTCATAGAGCATGATATGGACCTGGTGATGAGCCTCTGTGACCCAATTATTGTGATGTGCAACGGGGAAAACATCATGGAAGGCCAGCCTCATGAAGTACAGAGGGACCAGCGCGTAATAGAAGCCTATCTGGGAGGTTCCGGTAATGAGCCTGCTGACGGTATCTAA
- a CDS encoding ABC transporter ATP-binding protein, translating to MSLLTVSNIVAGYGETEILHGVSIAIEEGHIVTIIGPNGSGKSTLLKAIFGLVKPKEGQVLFQGKDITGHAPETVVRRGLCYVPQSSNIFPSLSINENLEIGAFVRTDDFRPRLEEIYLLFPDLAGRRKDRAGTLSGGQRQMLALARALMLDPALLLLDEPSAGLAPNLVGSVFEKILGINRAGVAILLVEQNAREALQLSSWGYVLASGQNQLEDRGENLLSNPDVTRLYLGG from the coding sequence ATGAGCCTGCTGACGGTATCTAATATCGTAGCTGGATACGGCGAAACGGAGATACTTCACGGCGTATCCATTGCGATTGAAGAGGGCCATATTGTTACCATTATCGGCCCGAACGGTTCCGGAAAATCGACGCTGCTAAAGGCTATCTTCGGTCTGGTAAAACCCAAGGAGGGACAGGTCCTCTTTCAGGGGAAAGACATTACCGGACACGCACCGGAAACGGTCGTGCGCAGAGGCCTCTGCTATGTTCCCCAGTCCAGCAATATCTTCCCGTCTCTTTCAATCAACGAAAATCTGGAGATTGGTGCTTTCGTTCGAACCGATGACTTCCGCCCGCGTCTGGAAGAGATATACCTGCTCTTCCCTGACCTGGCAGGGAGGCGAAAAGACAGGGCAGGAACTCTATCCGGAGGCCAGAGGCAGATGCTGGCCCTGGCCAGAGCGCTCATGCTGGACCCTGCTTTACTGCTGCTGGATGAGCCGTCTGCCGGGCTTGCCCCGAACTTGGTCGGCTCTGTATTTGAAAAGATACTGGGCATCAATCGTGCCGGTGTGGCTATCCTGCTCGTGGAACAGAACGCTAGAGAGGCGCTGCAGCTATCAAGCTGGGGATACGTTCTGGCATCGGGGCAGAACCAGCTTGAGGACCGGGGCGAAAACCTTCTCAGTAATCCCGATGTTACACGTCTTTATCTCGGGGGCTAG
- a CDS encoding branched-chain amino acid ABC transporter permease, producing the protein MELMVNGLFLGAIIALGAIGLSLIYGILNFAHLAQGDFMTLGAYIALFLLGTLLPRLGLEGAGLGPFTFGYPVFIALPLTILAMAAIAVGLDVTIYRRLRRRGVGMVVLAMTSLGLAIGLRGIVQVIWGGDTYQYPRLSKDFYQLPMGIRIPPDNIFIGVLAIVLVVVLYLFLTRTKIGKAMRATSDNMDLARVSGINTENIIKWTWALSAGLAATAGVLLAIFQAQLLPIMGWRILILLFASVILGGIGNLYGALVGALIIGVAAEVSTQWLSPAYKVVIVFIIMIATLLIRPKGIFGVRD; encoded by the coding sequence ATGGAATTGATGGTCAACGGGTTGTTTCTCGGCGCGATAATCGCCCTTGGCGCAATTGGTCTGTCACTCATATACGGGATTCTCAATTTCGCCCATCTGGCACAGGGAGACTTCATGACGCTGGGGGCTTATATTGCACTATTCCTGCTGGGGACACTTCTGCCCCGCCTGGGGCTGGAAGGTGCCGGACTGGGGCCATTCACTTTCGGCTACCCCGTTTTCATCGCTCTACCCCTCACCATTCTGGCCATGGCGGCTATCGCAGTTGGTCTGGACGTCACGATATACCGCCGTCTCAGGCGCCGGGGAGTTGGCATGGTGGTCCTGGCCATGACGTCCCTGGGCCTGGCCATCGGCCTGCGAGGCATAGTGCAGGTGATTTGGGGTGGAGATACTTACCAGTACCCTCGCCTGTCAAAGGACTTCTATCAACTGCCCATGGGAATTCGCATCCCGCCGGATAATATCTTTATCGGCGTACTGGCCATCGTTTTGGTAGTTGTTCTCTACTTATTCCTGACACGTACTAAAATCGGGAAAGCGATGAGAGCTACGTCAGATAACATGGACCTTGCCAGGGTAAGCGGCATAAATACCGAGAACATTATCAAGTGGACATGGGCATTGAGTGCCGGGCTGGCGGCTACTGCGGGCGTCCTCCTGGCTATATTTCAGGCACAGCTACTTCCCATTATGGGGTGGCGCATTCTTATTCTGCTATTTGCGTCCGTTATCCTGGGGGGTATTGGCAATCTTTACGGGGCGCTTGTCGGCGCTCTAATCATCGGGGTTGCCGCCGAAGTCTCAACGCAATGGCTTAGTCCCGCTTACAAGGTCGTAATAGTGTTTATCATCATGATAGCCACTCTCCTGATACGTCCCAAGGGAATTTTTGGGGTGAGAGACTGA
- a CDS encoding branched-chain amino acid ABC transporter permease, with protein sequence MDLSGIIGYITGFAIMAVIYAIFSLGLNVHWGYTGLFNIGIAGFFALGAYTSALLTTASPDPLMFEDYIFGGDLPARLGFWNLGIDLWFFVALMGAALICGIVALFIGFLTLRLREDYLAIATLGIAESVRIIFLNEKWLANGSKGLYRIPKFLGELVSPQYYDYLYLGVVVAILIVLYIAVNRTIKSPWGRVLKAIREDELTTEASGKNVFNFKLQSFIFGAAIMGIGGALYAHNVRFVDPVTFDPLLATFIIWAMLMVGGSGNNKGAILGAFVVWGIWTGTQFLPGFLSDPNFRYVMIGLLILVVILLRPGGILGEERVVSRLSETQPGDASPEI encoded by the coding sequence ATGGATTTATCAGGCATAATAGGCTACATCACCGGGTTCGCCATAATGGCGGTAATCTATGCTATTTTCAGCCTGGGCCTCAATGTGCACTGGGGATATACCGGCTTATTCAACATCGGTATTGCCGGTTTCTTTGCCCTCGGGGCCTATACCTCCGCATTGCTCACAACAGCCTCACCGGACCCGCTGATGTTTGAAGATTACATTTTCGGGGGCGATTTGCCCGCGCGCCTGGGTTTCTGGAACCTCGGAATAGACCTCTGGTTTTTCGTAGCCTTAATGGGCGCAGCTTTAATATGCGGTATTGTGGCTCTGTTCATTGGATTTCTTACTCTGCGGCTCAGGGAAGATTATCTGGCCATAGCTACCCTCGGCATTGCTGAGAGCGTCCGGATTATCTTCTTAAATGAAAAGTGGCTTGCCAATGGCTCTAAAGGATTATATCGTATCCCCAAATTTCTGGGTGAGCTGGTTTCTCCTCAATATTACGATTACCTGTATCTGGGGGTGGTCGTAGCCATACTGATTGTTCTGTATATCGCGGTCAACAGGACTATTAAATCACCGTGGGGCAGGGTACTGAAGGCGATAAGAGAGGATGAATTGACCACCGAAGCAAGCGGAAAGAATGTCTTTAATTTCAAACTGCAGTCGTTTATCTTCGGTGCTGCCATAATGGGCATTGGCGGCGCTTTGTATGCCCATAACGTGAGGTTTGTAGACCCCGTTACCTTTGACCCGCTGCTGGCTACTTTCATCATATGGGCGATGCTCATGGTAGGAGGCAGCGGCAATAACAAGGGGGCCATACTTGGAGCTTTCGTCGTCTGGGGCATCTGGACAGGAACGCAGTTTTTACCAGGTTTCCTATCAGACCCCAACTTCCGCTATGTTATGATTGGCCTGTTAATCCTGGTCGTTATTCTATTAAGACCGGGAGGCATACTGGGTGAGGAGCGCGTAGTATCGCGACTCTCGGAAACGCAGCCAGGGGATGCCTCCCCGGAAATATAG